The DNA segment agtgttatataagtgtttcacttaaacaaatttttgacttcataatcagtcTAAGACATTTAATAGgggttatataagtgttattcaaaccgcaaaacgttgttttcggtttaaaaaccctacttcctcggaaaagtctcagaatattccgaggaaattccaaggaaaaacaagtgttcctcggaatattccgaggcttttccgaAGAAACAGAAACCCTAAAAGCAAAGCCCTGAATCGTCGGAAAAGTCTCGGACTAtgccgaggaaattccgaggaaatatgatttcttcggtatttcatcggtatattccgaggaaattcgtcggaatattccgaggaaattcgtcggaatattccgaggatctcattttccgtcagaatgtccgtcagaattacgatgttttcttgtagtgttataCTATGAATACAATTTAGTATAATTAGTATAAAGTTTAGGATAAGTGGAGTAGTAAGTATAAATGTTAGCATATAGCGTATAGAGAGGCAGTTAGATTAATCATATGCTAATTAAGCATAGCTGCGCGTAATccgaaaaatctaaaaaatggAAATTTCTCTTACTTCCCGACTTCCCTAAATTTTCTCAGGTCGGAAAGTTCTATGCCACCTTGTCAAGTTTATGTCTTATAAAATAGAGGACAAAGTAGTCCAACTTGTGAGTAAAGAGATAAGGTTGATGAGGGGCCAAACAATCTTTAGTATATAAGAAAGAACCAGACTCTTTACAAGGAAGAAGCGAGATATGATTATGATGATGTCTCTCCCCAAAATGAAAATATCTTGTCTGCATCCTCAAGTTCATTTGAGCAGTAGCAGTTTATTAGCAGCCACTGAGGTGCTTCCGAGCTTAAGCATAAGGAACAGAACATCATATCTCGTTCGGTGCGTAtcagcaagaagaagaagattaacGTCGAAAAGTATCAGAAGCCTTGAAAAGGCACAACCTTTGGGTCTGGAGAAGAAGCATATGCGCTTGTGAGTGGTGTCTCTGTAAGCTTGGTGATGGCGTTGGTATTGGGAGCGGATGCAGAGAGGGCGATGGCATTAGGTCCGGAAGGTCCTTTGATGGAAGAGTTTTGGGACAACGTGAGAAGGTACGGTCTTTACGCTCTCACCGTCAGCACGGGAGCACTCTCCGCGGTCTTTGAGCCCATCTTCGAACTCCTCAAGAACCAATTCTCCGCCGTTCTCATCTTGATCATCTTAGGTGGAAGCTTCTATATCCTCTCCCAAGTTGTCTCATCCATGGTTGGTGTCAACGAATTCGTTTACGAATACGGATATTGACTCTATTTCATTAATACTCTGTTTTACATCTCATGGTGGTCATCGATATTTGGTTTTGTTATTACAATCAATCAACTAGGTAGatacattttatttgatataaaagcacCAAAAGTTGTACATGTTAAAGGGTCTTTGAAATATGGAGACAATATGGTTACAAATCTTTCTTTTTAATTGTACTTGTGAGAATCATCAGGCCTTCCAGCGACGTAGTCCATGATTCCCTCTCCGGTTGCTTCATCTGAAAGCTGTTGAAAGCCACCGAAGGTGATTGCTATGGCCAAGAAGGCGGCCGTTGACGCAAACAGTGGCCAGAAATAAGCTAATATGTCCAGAACTCTGGGTGCTGCGTACACGAGGGACGACATAACTACGCTCACAATGATTGCGACCATGAAATGGAATTTGTAATCCATCAGCCTTGCTTGAATATCCATTACTTGTTGATGGGGGGAGAGAAAGGGAGAGGGAGAATATGAGAGTTGCTGGAACCAAA comes from the Brassica rapa cultivar Chiifu-401-42 chromosome A01, CAAS_Brap_v3.01, whole genome shotgun sequence genome and includes:
- the LOC103869692 gene encoding LOW QUALITY PROTEIN: uncharacterized protein LOC103869692 (The sequence of the model RefSeq protein was modified relative to this genomic sequence to represent the inferred CDS: inserted 1 base in 1 codon), producing MIMMMSLPKMKISCLHPQVHLSSSSLLAATEVLPSLSIRNRTSYLVRCVSARRRRLTSKSIRSLEKAQPLGLEKXAYALVSGVSVSLVMALVLGADAERAMALGPEGPLMEEFWDNVRRYGLYALTVSTGALSAVFEPIFELLKNQFSAVLILIILGGSFYILSQVVSSMVGVNEFVYEYGY